One Macadamia integrifolia cultivar HAES 741 unplaced genomic scaffold, SCU_Mint_v3 scaffold2395, whole genome shotgun sequence genomic window, ggaggatatcaccgcctcacatgcactcacactgaaatctcgaggacaagatgcacctaccccaccacgaacaggagatgtTACAGAACTACTGGATGCTTTTTCAATTTTCATGGATAAATACTGCCCATACAAGTCCTTCACGTGTctatctcccttattggcgctcttttttcttcgtcccgtaggtgtcctatcaagacttcgttttgtggtggtctgagttggagtatgagtatcctcatgaaaggggtcattcatgcttatatgcaccggggtactgggggagtgagagaattgctcaatatcaactgtATTAACAGCTTCGATgtcatccaaatcttgagcactgtcaacccctaagttacctgtagcatatgcatccccaaataccatgctcaaatctggccaattgtttagtccatacttcttgtatttcaaccaacctggatttgcctgcataagcagtAATTGTATCACGTATATGTACTActcattgtaatctaatttttaaataattcaactagctagtgaaatctagggtacctgtattgccctatcccatacggactcatcatcaactgtgactgcttttgtcattgagttccacccaaatccagttgtgtcaagcagtCTCTTGAACTGTTGATActcttgtttcaacttgttcatcttattgCGTAACTGTTCTCTCCCGACTGGACGATTTAAAGCctgttgaaattgctttgtaatgttctcccatccagttttgttaaatgaattaccggatttgtgaccattttttacagcttctttcattgcttcaatgagaacagtggtctcaaattctgaccacttaatggcagggatactacttccagacataatagctagGCATTATAAGTTAAtgtaaaagttagcatactgtgacaaaaaaaaaaggttgaacactaaaaaaataaataacaacgATTATCTTGGAGAGAGATAATGGAAAGACCAATAAAACCAAGCAaggtaacaaagaaatcaagcataggcaaaataacaaagatatcaattataggaaaataacaaagatatcaagcataggaaaataataaagaagctAGCTTCCATTGCCTGATGTTTTGCAGTGAGTCGGGGCGTTTGCAAAACAATAATATGCTAATGGTCTATCCTTTATGATGCATATAGTTGTAAATATAGAGCTGCTTAACTGGCTTTCTATTTATGCTGATGTTCACAGGTATGGGATTGACTTGGCTCAGGGAGTTCTAGAATTGCATTCGAAACGGACACTTATTTTAAATCTTAAGACCTTCAACTTCCTTCTTAATGAGAACAACCAAGCAATGCTGGGTGATTTTGGGATTCCTTATCTACTGCTTGGGATTCCATTGGCAAGTTCAGATATGGATTTTAGACAGATTCATGGGGGTTTGGATGCAGCATCGTGGAGATGTTGACTGGAACTCAACCCTGGTGTGGGAGATCAGTGGAGGAAATTTATAACTTAGTTGTGTCCAAGCATGAGAAGCCACAGATTTTGGGTGGATTCAATGTTGTTCTACTGGTCTGACAATTAATTCTAGATTGTCAAACTTTTCATTACTAGTAGAGATTTTAACCCTTCCAATTCTTTTTTGTTAAAGTCTGTCATTGATGGAAAACTGTCTTTCAGTTCATTCAGTCAATGAGCATGAATTGATCACTATGCTGGTTTGGCTCAGGTTGGGGACAACCCTTGTCCTAATTTAGGGAAACTATCAAATTTTATCCTATGAAACTCCAGACTCAACCTTGGGAGTCAAACAATAGTAATTGAATTAACTCTATCTGGTTAAGTAGGATAAGGCAATATTATGCTTGGATTGCATGGTGTACAGAAGTAACTCAAAAGATTGTGCATTAGAACATTAGAACAGAACTCTGCATTTCACTAGGAAAAAAACCACCAGCATAGTTAACACACATGCACTCACAAAAGGTTGATAGATTCAAAGCACACTAGATTTATTATATGAGGAACAAGGCTTTAGGGGAAGGCTGCGTAGGTCAAGCAAACTAAAAGTTGTGGCAACTCCAAAGACTAATAAGCCCCCAGACTGAGCTCCCTAAACGACAAACCCTGCTAGAAGTGCACAACCTGACCACTAAAAAGCCTCCATTGACAAGACCTCAGGTACCCAACAAAACCAGGCAACCTTTCTCATGACACCTTCAAACTGGAAGGGCCAAACACTACAACTGCAATCAGTTAGTGAAGTCTTGCATTAACATTGATATAAAAACTCAGTTTATGGGAACGAAAAGTGATAGCTGTGGATTTCTGTGTTTGTTTTCTCTTGGTATTATTGAGTTGTTTGTGAATTTAATTTATGGTTATTATCTCAGAGAGTCGGTTTTTATGGATactggaaaattttgattttactttGGTGCTTATTgtcataaagaagaagaagaggttgaatagaagaagaaaagaagagatgaagaagaagaacgagaagaaggagaagaggcgcAAAAGTTACCTGAGATCTTGGGTTCGGAAGGGGTCATG contains:
- the LOC122066444 gene encoding uncharacterized protein LOC122066444, which translates into the protein MKEAVKNGHKSGNSFNKTGWENITKQFQQALNRPVGREQLRNKMNKLKQEYQQFKRLLDTTGFGWNSMTKAVTVDDESVWDRAIQANPGWLKYKKYGLNNWPDLSMVFGDAYATGNLGVDSAQDLDDIEAVNTVDIEQFSHSPSTPVHISMNDPFHEDTHTPTQTTTKRSLDRTPTGRRKKSANKGDRHVKDLYGQYLSMKIEKASSSSVTSPVRGGVGASCPRDFSVSACEAVISSIPDISKEIYLKATSRICTDPSWRELFVCAEPAKRIWLLDALE